The Sporocytophaga myxococcoides genome includes a window with the following:
- a CDS encoding SIMPL domain-containing protein has protein sequence MKIVYLFILTLAMSLQTSFGQETKTRTLTAVGRGEIKAAPDLVVLNLDISAKNMDFNKAIEELNKKAAALEKQIVAAGFKKEDLKTTSYTVNKNYEYQNGRSIDSGFIANHSYTLEFPNEQSKIVNVVKSISKGVDVTYNFGFTLSDAKNKELKAELLKRAVKVATDEATVLAAASGVKLKQINEINYGLSEVVPFAMANARMAKMSAEGDFAGFDAKDISLSEKVTITWEITQ, from the coding sequence ATGAAAATCGTTTATCTTTTTATCCTGACTTTAGCTATGTCATTACAAACTTCCTTTGGCCAGGAAACCAAAACCCGTACACTAACAGCAGTGGGTAGGGGAGAGATTAAAGCTGCTCCGGATCTGGTTGTTTTAAACCTAGATATTTCTGCAAAAAATATGGATTTCAACAAAGCGATAGAAGAGCTTAATAAAAAAGCCGCAGCTCTTGAAAAACAGATAGTTGCTGCAGGTTTTAAAAAGGAAGACCTGAAAACAACCTCATACACAGTTAATAAAAATTATGAATATCAAAATGGAAGATCTATAGATAGTGGTTTTATTGCAAACCATTCATACACCCTGGAGTTTCCGAACGAACAATCAAAGATTGTTAATGTAGTTAAGTCCATTTCAAAAGGAGTTGATGTGACTTATAATTTTGGGTTCACGCTTTCAGATGCGAAAAATAAAGAGTTAAAAGCGGAGTTACTAAAAAGAGCTGTTAAAGTTGCAACGGATGAAGCAACTGTCCTGGCCGCTGCCAGTGGAGTAAAGCTTAAGCAGATTAACGAGATCAATTATGGCTTGTCTGAAGTAGTACCTTTTGCAATGGCGAATGCCCGTATGGCAAAAATGTCTGCAGAAGGCGATTTCGCCGGTTTTGATGCAAAAGACATTTCTCTATCAGAGAAGGTAACGATTACATGGGAGATAACCCAGTAA
- a CDS encoding SDR family NAD(P)-dependent oxidoreductase — MKLKNLVVVITGASSGIGRATALKLAKKGSNLVLAARRKKALEDLAYECVKLGGKAIAVSTDVSEETEIKILIDKAITEYGKVDVWINNAAVTVLGRLEDIPSEDLKKVLDTNLLGYAYGAKHIVPHFKDNRQGILINVGSVASIAGEPFAIPYSMTQFGIRGLSLSLAEELSDIEGIHICSIIPDTTDTPIYNQAANYMGKRIVAPGNPLSPHIVADQIVKLIAKPKAETFIERKKRFSKLFRFLGRKRFNKDYREAVLTGHFSLEDTKNTKGNLYQSNERCATISGGWEIDSPSRKIPGSFLFGSVVFSSLALLFTILLGKKRRVPKLLEKI; from the coding sequence ATGAAATTAAAGAACCTGGTAGTCGTCATCACCGGAGCATCAAGTGGAATTGGAAGAGCTACCGCATTAAAACTGGCAAAAAAAGGATCTAATCTTGTATTGGCAGCGCGAAGAAAAAAGGCCCTGGAAGATCTGGCTTACGAATGTGTAAAACTAGGTGGCAAAGCAATTGCAGTTTCCACAGATGTTTCTGAAGAAACAGAAATAAAAATATTGATAGACAAAGCTATTACCGAATATGGGAAAGTAGATGTCTGGATCAACAATGCAGCAGTCACTGTTCTAGGAAGGCTGGAAGATATTCCTTCGGAAGATCTGAAAAAAGTACTGGACACAAACCTGCTAGGATATGCTTATGGAGCCAAACATATTGTGCCACATTTCAAAGATAACAGGCAGGGCATATTAATTAATGTTGGTTCTGTAGCAAGCATAGCTGGTGAGCCTTTTGCCATCCCCTATAGCATGACACAATTTGGAATCAGGGGGTTAAGTCTGAGTCTAGCAGAAGAACTTTCTGATATAGAAGGTATCCATATTTGCAGCATCATCCCTGATACTACAGACACTCCCATTTATAACCAGGCTGCCAATTACATGGGCAAAAGAATAGTGGCACCGGGAAATCCTCTCAGTCCCCATATAGTAGCAGATCAAATTGTCAAACTTATTGCAAAACCAAAGGCTGAAACCTTCATTGAAAGAAAAAAAAGATTCTCTAAGTTATTCAGATTTCTTGGCAGAAAGCGCTTCAATAAAGATTATAGGGAAGCTGTGCTAACCGGACATTTTAGTCTGGAAGATACAAAGAATACCAAGGGAAACCTTTATCAGTCCAATGAAAGATGTGCTACGATCAGTGGTGGATGGGAAATTGACAGTCCCTCCCGAAAAATTCCAGGATCTTTTCTTTTTGGATCGGTTGTATTCAGTTCACTAGCATTGCTATTCACAATATTGTTGGGTAAAAAGAGAAGAGTTCCAAAGCTTTTAGAAAAGATCTGA
- a CDS encoding SDR family NAD(P)-dependent oxidoreductase, whose protein sequence is MEQVAVVTGANRGIGLEISKRLADLGFTVIFTARDEEKGRKAMNSLLKSGRKLVFFKLDVTDKTDGIRLSQFLEKEYGRVDVLFNNAAILPDENESAVSIDLSLVSKTFETNTVGAFRVAQSVISLMKKNNYGRIINISSGLGALSSMGGGYPAYRISKASLNAITKMLADELSHFNILVNSVDPGWVKTDMGGPNASKTAAQAVDNILWLAQLPDNGPSGKFFRNKEEALW, encoded by the coding sequence ATGGAACAAGTAGCAGTAGTAACAGGTGCCAACAGAGGTATCGGATTGGAAATATCAAAGAGACTTGCGGATCTGGGATTTACAGTAATCTTTACAGCAAGGGATGAAGAAAAAGGACGGAAGGCAATGAATAGTCTCCTTAAGTCAGGAAGGAAGCTGGTTTTCTTTAAGCTTGATGTTACAGATAAAACGGATGGAATAAGGCTTTCTCAATTTCTTGAGAAGGAATATGGAAGGGTAGATGTTTTATTTAACAATGCAGCTATTTTACCAGATGAAAATGAATCTGCAGTTTCAATAGATCTCTCCCTGGTAAGTAAAACTTTTGAAACGAATACAGTTGGAGCATTTAGAGTGGCTCAATCCGTTATTTCTTTGATGAAAAAAAATAATTACGGAAGGATCATCAATATCTCCAGTGGTCTGGGGGCGCTTAGCTCTATGGGAGGCGGTTATCCTGCCTATAGAATATCAAAAGCTTCCTTAAATGCTATTACAAAAATGCTTGCCGATGAACTTTCACATTTTAATATTTTAGTCAATAGTGTTGATCCAGGCTGGGTAAAGACTGATATGGGTGGCCCGAATGCAAGTAAAACTGCAGCTCAGGCAGTAGACAACATATTGTGGCTTGCACAACTGCCTGATAATGGCCCATCAGGAAAATTCTTTAGAAATAAGGAGGAGGCTCTCTGGTGA
- a CDS encoding ATP-binding cassette domain-containing protein, translating into MYKIQVVKELHSSEGKMVLDVDISVKQGSFTSIVGKSGAGKTTILRMLAGLVKPDKGSIHSGEEIWFDSNTRKNKIPQDRSIGFVFQDFALFPNMSVLENLKCVQSEKDERQIQELLSLTGLTGLAACRPEALSGGQKQRLAIARALVRKPKLLILDEPFSAIDQDTRLRLQQEILRIHKLYNLTTILVSHELADVLRLSDHVIEIGNGKILRQGRTDLFFFNEGKTDQFRMTGQIVDLFFESEEYYANVIAGNMLIKVKVDDTSFNIGDIVHLALNDFNPTIKRINTT; encoded by the coding sequence ATGTACAAGATACAAGTTGTTAAAGAGCTACATTCTTCTGAAGGCAAGATGGTCCTGGATGTTGATATTTCAGTGAAACAAGGATCTTTTACTTCTATAGTTGGTAAATCAGGTGCTGGTAAAACTACCATTCTGAGAATGCTTGCAGGACTTGTAAAACCTGATAAAGGATCTATTCATTCTGGTGAGGAGATCTGGTTTGATAGCAATACTCGTAAAAACAAGATACCGCAGGATAGGTCTATTGGCTTTGTCTTTCAGGATTTCGCATTATTTCCGAACATGTCTGTTCTTGAAAACCTTAAATGTGTGCAAAGTGAAAAGGATGAAAGGCAGATTCAGGAACTACTTTCATTAACAGGTCTGACAGGTCTTGCTGCATGCAGGCCTGAGGCGCTTTCTGGTGGGCAGAAGCAACGATTGGCTATTGCCAGAGCTTTGGTACGAAAACCTAAATTATTGATTCTTGATGAACCATTTTCAGCAATAGACCAAGATACAAGATTAAGACTTCAGCAGGAAATTCTTAGAATCCATAAATTATATAATCTCACAACTATTCTTGTCAGTCACGAGCTTGCAGATGTCCTTAGATTAAGTGATCATGTTATTGAAATAGGAAATGGTAAGATTTTGAGACAAGGTCGTACTGACTTGTTTTTTTTTAATGAAGGTAAAACAGATCAGTTTAGAATGACAGGACAGATTGTTGATCTTTTTTTTGAAAGCGAAGAATATTATGCTAATGTAATAGCCGGCAATATGCTGATTAAAGTAAAAGTGGATGACACAAGCTTCAATATTGGAGACATTGTGCATTTAGCATTAAATGACTTTAACCCAACCATAAAAAGGATAAATACTACTTAA
- a CDS encoding pentapeptide repeat-containing protein: MEGTLHQNKTFEKIIFTEKELRNREFEECTFISCDFLNSNLSGNTFTDCTFISTNLTMVKLQGTSLKNVHFKESKVMGVDFSKCKDFLFSVSFDNCMADYASFAAKKMVKTKFINCSLKGTQLAGTDLTSARFDHCNLDSAVFNKTILNGADFTTAYNFTIDPEMNSLKKAKFSMGGLSGLLNKYDLLIE, encoded by the coding sequence ATGGAAGGTACACTGCATCAGAATAAAACTTTCGAGAAAATAATTTTCACCGAAAAAGAATTAAGAAACAGGGAATTTGAAGAATGTACTTTTATAAGCTGCGACTTTTTAAATAGTAATCTTTCAGGAAACACTTTTACAGATTGCACTTTTATCAGTACTAATCTCACAATGGTAAAGTTGCAGGGAACCAGTCTCAAAAATGTTCATTTTAAAGAATCCAAAGTGATGGGGGTTGATTTCAGTAAGTGTAAAGATTTCCTTTTCTCGGTTAGCTTTGATAATTGTATGGCAGACTATGCATCTTTTGCAGCGAAAAAGATGGTTAAAACAAAATTTATAAACTGCTCTTTGAAAGGCACTCAATTAGCCGGAACAGATCTCACTTCCGCGCGATTCGATCATTGCAATCTGGATAGTGCAGTCTTTAACAAAACAATCCTAAATGGTGCTGATTTTACTACTGCATATAACTTTACAATAGATCCTGAAATGAACAGCCTAAAGAAAGCAAAGTTTTCCATGGGTGGACTTTCTGGTTTATTGAACAAATATGACCTGTTGATAGAATAA
- the modB gene encoding molybdate ABC transporter permease subunit encodes MDYNWQPLLLSLKLSLITTLLLFVIGVPIAYFLSKSKSNLKPLWESLISLPLVLPPSVLGFYLLLAFSPNSFLGKFLKEHFDLSLVFSFEGLVIASVIYSLPFMVHPVQSGFQSLPDSLKEAAYTLGISPFNTFIRVLLPNIRPSLLSGIVLSFAHTIGEFGVVLMIGGSIPGVTRVASIAIYEEVDSMQYDAADFYAKVLILASFIILFLLFLVNKKYKGKII; translated from the coding sequence ATGGATTATAACTGGCAGCCCTTACTGCTTTCATTAAAGTTATCCCTCATTACAACACTCTTACTATTTGTAATAGGTGTTCCTATTGCCTATTTCCTTTCCAAAAGCAAGAGTAACCTGAAACCCCTTTGGGAAAGTCTGATCAGTCTACCTCTTGTTTTACCGCCATCTGTATTAGGTTTTTATCTGTTGCTTGCGTTCAGCCCCAATTCTTTTTTAGGAAAATTCCTGAAAGAACATTTTGATCTGAGTCTGGTGTTTTCGTTTGAAGGACTGGTAATTGCATCTGTAATTTATAGTCTGCCCTTTATGGTTCATCCTGTCCAATCTGGATTTCAGAGTCTGCCGGATTCATTGAAAGAAGCGGCTTATACTCTGGGGATTTCACCATTCAATACTTTCATAAGGGTATTGCTTCCAAACATCAGGCCATCTTTGCTTTCAGGCATCGTATTAAGTTTTGCACATACCATTGGAGAGTTTGGAGTCGTGTTAATGATAGGAGGAAGCATTCCGGGCGTGACAAGAGTTGCATCCATTGCTATTTATGAAGAAGTAGACAGTATGCAATATGATGCTGCCGATTTCTATGCCAAGGTATTAATTCTGGCTTCTTTTATTATACTCTTTTTATTATTCCTGGTCAATAAAAAATATAAGGGAAAAATCATTTGA
- the mscL gene encoding large-conductance mechanosensitive channel protein MscL, with amino-acid sequence MFKEFKEFILRGNVIDLAVGVIIGAAFGDVVKSLVNDVIMPPIGLLIKGINFKDLKLVIGGETNNPVTFNYGNFLQNVLTFLIIAAAVFLMVKLVNMLYKKKAAEESAAGKPSAEEVLLTQIRDLLKERN; translated from the coding sequence ATGTTTAAAGAGTTCAAGGAATTTATTTTAAGAGGAAATGTTATTGACTTGGCTGTCGGCGTAATCATTGGTGCTGCTTTTGGAGATGTCGTCAAATCCCTCGTTAATGATGTTATTATGCCTCCAATAGGCTTATTGATTAAGGGAATAAATTTTAAAGATCTGAAACTTGTCATAGGTGGTGAAACCAATAATCCGGTAACTTTTAACTATGGAAATTTCCTTCAGAATGTGTTAACTTTTTTAATCATTGCTGCAGCAGTATTTCTTATGGTGAAGTTGGTAAATATGTTATACAAAAAGAAGGCTGCTGAAGAAAGTGCTGCAGGTAAACCATCCGCTGAAGAGGTTCTTTTGACACAAATAAGAGATTTATTAAAAGAAAGGAATTAG
- a CDS encoding PPC domain-containing DNA-binding protein has product MKSKILNEESERRYLLIFEEGEEFMETLEKFAEDNNITAAYFEGIGAFKNVIVSYFDWERKEYLENPFNEQVEILSLNGDIACTDDKPKVHAHVVCGRRDGSAVGGHLFKGFIRPTLELVLSESDRVLKRIRDPKTGVYLINL; this is encoded by the coding sequence ATGAAAAGCAAGATTCTGAATGAAGAAAGCGAAAGACGTTACTTACTAATTTTTGAAGAAGGAGAAGAGTTCATGGAGACTCTTGAAAAATTTGCAGAAGATAATAATATCACTGCGGCATATTTTGAGGGTATAGGTGCATTTAAAAACGTTATTGTTTCTTATTTTGACTGGGAACGTAAGGAGTACCTTGAGAATCCTTTCAACGAACAAGTGGAGATATTATCATTAAATGGTGATATAGCTTGTACAGATGATAAGCCCAAGGTCCATGCACATGTAGTTTGTGGAAGGAGAGATGGTTCTGCAGTCGGAGGACATCTTTTTAAAGGATTTATCCGACCCACTCTGGAACTTGTATTATCTGAATCAGATAGGGTTTTAAAAAGGATTAGAGACCCTAAAACAGGAGTTTACCTTATAAATCTTTAA
- a CDS encoding SPASM domain-containing protein: MGKFHDSLNLLSSFKLKRIKNAFLVLFSFYYSRLLKKPYALGLPVSISFEPTTSCNLRCPECPSGLRSFTRPTGMLEVRLFEQVIIQMKDHLTYLTFYFQGEPYLHPEFLSMVKFAKSHQIYTATSTNAHYLNEENAKKTVESGLSRLIISIDGTTQETYQSYRVGGQLNKVIEGTRNIIKWKKELKSQTPHVIFQFLVVKPNEHQIDDVQKLAKELGVDEVRLKTAQIYDYEDGSTLIPENVKYSRYYKDASGKYKIKNSLDDGCWKMWHSCVITWDGKVVPCCFDKDAQHQLGALQVNTFKEVWFGTSYNNFRQQLFKSRSQIEMCKNCTEGTKVWA, encoded by the coding sequence ATGGGAAAATTTCATGATTCACTGAATCTGCTTTCCTCGTTCAAGCTAAAAAGGATCAAAAATGCATTTTTGGTCCTTTTTAGCTTTTATTATTCCCGACTGTTAAAAAAGCCCTATGCGCTTGGCTTACCTGTCAGTATTTCCTTTGAACCTACTACAAGCTGTAACTTAAGATGCCCGGAATGCCCCAGCGGTCTGCGTTCATTTACCCGTCCTACAGGAATGCTGGAAGTCAGACTTTTTGAACAAGTCATTATTCAGATGAAAGATCATCTGACTTATCTTACTTTTTATTTTCAGGGCGAACCTTATCTGCATCCTGAATTTTTATCAATGGTAAAGTTTGCCAAATCCCATCAGATATATACAGCAACCTCCACCAATGCGCATTATCTGAATGAAGAGAACGCAAAAAAAACAGTGGAATCAGGATTATCCAGATTGATTATTTCTATAGATGGTACCACTCAGGAGACCTACCAGTCTTATCGCGTAGGAGGCCAACTGAATAAAGTAATCGAGGGAACCAGAAATATTATCAAGTGGAAGAAAGAACTTAAATCTCAGACACCACATGTCATTTTTCAATTTCTGGTTGTAAAACCAAATGAACATCAGATTGATGATGTTCAAAAACTAGCAAAGGAATTAGGTGTTGATGAAGTTCGATTGAAGACCGCTCAGATTTATGACTATGAAGATGGCTCAACCCTGATACCTGAAAATGTTAAATATTCCAGATACTATAAAGACGCTTCAGGAAAATATAAAATCAAAAACAGTCTCGATGACGGATGCTGGAAAATGTGGCATTCCTGCGTAATCACCTGGGATGGGAAAGTAGTTCCGTGCTGTTTCGATAAGGACGCACAGCATCAGCTCGGAGCCTTACAGGTAAATACTTTTAAGGAAGTATGGTTTGGAACAAGTTACAATAACTTCAGACAGCAGCTATTCAAAAGCAGAAGTCAGATCGAAATGTGCAAAAACTGCACAGAAGGAACCAAAGTCTGGGCCTGA
- the gap gene encoding type I glyceraldehyde-3-phosphate dehydrogenase, with protein sequence MTRVAINGLGRIGRATFKILIEDKEMEIVAVNDIIPPYQLAYLLNFDTVYGKMPSKVNFDDHNLYVNGKTIRVTNIREPQHLPWREMGVDVVFECSGIFRKREELQLHLNAGAKQVILSAPAKTDDVQTVVHRVNQPEENDSIISTASCTTNCITPVIEILNRRIGVKKAVLNTIHAYTSSQSLVDGPSKDQRRGRSAANNLIPTTTGAARVAGKVLPEFAGKFDGLAIRGPIPAGSVADITMIMNRNTSVEEINKIFGDEAGSERYMGVVGVNIEPIVSSDIIMDPRAAVIDLSLTQVIDGDLVKVMAWYDNEWGYANQMVKEGKRVSKLQMESVII encoded by the coding sequence ATGACAAGAGTTGCAATCAACGGATTAGGCCGTATCGGAAGAGCCACTTTTAAAATCCTTATCGAAGATAAGGAAATGGAAATTGTAGCAGTGAATGATATCATTCCTCCTTATCAACTGGCTTATCTTCTGAATTTTGACACAGTTTATGGTAAAATGCCATCCAAAGTCAATTTTGATGATCACAATCTTTATGTGAACGGAAAGACCATACGTGTCACTAATATCAGAGAACCTCAACATCTTCCATGGAGAGAAATGGGAGTTGATGTTGTATTTGAATGTAGTGGAATATTCAGAAAACGTGAAGAACTTCAGTTGCATTTGAATGCAGGAGCCAAACAAGTAATCCTTTCTGCTCCTGCTAAGACAGATGATGTGCAAACTGTTGTTCATAGGGTGAATCAGCCTGAGGAAAATGATAGTATAATATCCACTGCAAGTTGTACAACAAATTGTATAACTCCTGTTATTGAAATTCTAAATAGAAGAATAGGAGTTAAAAAAGCAGTATTGAATACCATACATGCTTATACTTCATCACAATCTTTGGTAGACGGACCGTCTAAAGATCAAAGAAGAGGTAGATCGGCTGCGAATAACCTGATACCGACCACAACTGGAGCTGCAAGAGTAGCAGGAAAAGTGCTTCCGGAATTTGCCGGTAAGTTTGATGGACTTGCAATCAGAGGTCCTATTCCTGCCGGATCTGTTGCAGACATTACAATGATCATGAACAGGAATACATCTGTAGAAGAAATAAATAAAATATTCGGAGATGAAGCAGGCTCAGAAAGATATATGGGAGTGGTTGGTGTTAATATAGAACCAATTGTATCCTCAGATATTATCATGGACCCAAGAGCTGCTGTGATTGACCTTTCCCTAACACAGGTTATCGATGGCGATCTTGTTAAGGTTATGGCTTGGTATGACAATGAATGGGGATATGCTAATCAAATGGTTAAAGAAGGTAAAAGAGTTTCTAAGCTTCAAATGGAATCAGTCATTATTTGA
- a CDS encoding transposase: MADEYGNFKLEELLKDENYGLEGEFCLTIVTNNENFILSKVDGKKIILTEAGKIVEDYLNQAEDHFSNITIKDFVIMPNCLHAVVEIDSNTRKRNFIVHDISRFEISFGLMVGRKNPFMLKGSVFHLISWLKAASLIELRKNVYEDFSWKSGYFDFKISDRSAQKKVKEYLKNSATTWTSVKEDPHSGIVSYLSKK; the protein is encoded by the coding sequence ATGGCAGACGAATACGGAAATTTCAAATTGGAAGAACTGCTTAAAGACGAAAATTACGGTCTGGAGGGCGAATTTTGCCTCACTATTGTAACCAACAATGAAAACTTTATCCTGAGTAAAGTTGATGGTAAAAAAATCATTCTGACAGAGGCGGGTAAAATAGTTGAAGACTATCTTAACCAGGCTGAAGATCATTTTTCCAACATTACTATCAAGGATTTCGTGATCATGCCCAATTGCCTTCATGCTGTAGTGGAGATTGATTCTAACACCAGAAAGCGAAATTTTATAGTCCACGATATATCCAGGTTTGAAATCTCTTTTGGTCTGATGGTAGGAAGAAAAAATCCATTCATGCTAAAGGGATCTGTTTTTCATTTGATTTCATGGTTAAAAGCTGCATCCTTAATTGAACTGCGCAAAAACGTTTATGAAGATTTCTCTTGGAAGTCTGGTTATTTTGATTTTAAAATCAGCGATCGTTCTGCTCAGAAAAAAGTAAAAGAATATTTAAAGAATTCTGCTACTACCTGGACTTCTGTAAAAGAAGACCCTCATTCTGGAATAGTATCATATCTTTCTAAAAAATAA
- a CDS encoding nucleotidyltransferase encodes MILKKEAHEFFRSVLEFVTENNLPILVGGAVALRNYTGIIREKDLDLFCKPGDYIKILKLLSSHGWTVEITDARWIAKALKDNYFVDFIFNTTNNLCPVDDSWFEHAVPGELYGVKVNFVAPEELIWSKIYIQDRAHYDGSDVNHIILKKSEDIDWKRVLQRLDQHWQLLLGQFLNFQFIYPSERDKIPRWLFEMLLERAKGQYELPAPVEKVCRGPLVDHTQYSIDIIDWHYKIITVKSI; translated from the coding sequence ATGATTTTAAAAAAAGAGGCGCATGAATTTTTCCGATCAGTATTGGAATTTGTAACGGAAAACAATTTGCCTATACTTGTTGGAGGAGCTGTCGCACTTAGAAACTATACAGGAATTATCAGGGAAAAAGATCTTGATTTATTTTGCAAACCTGGCGATTATATAAAAATCCTGAAATTGCTTTCTTCCCATGGCTGGACTGTTGAAATCACCGATGCCAGATGGATAGCCAAAGCTTTAAAGGATAATTATTTTGTTGATTTTATCTTTAACACGACAAACAATCTTTGTCCTGTAGACGACAGCTGGTTTGAACACGCTGTGCCGGGAGAACTTTATGGTGTGAAGGTTAATTTTGTTGCACCTGAAGAACTGATATGGAGTAAAATTTATATTCAGGACAGAGCTCATTATGATGGTTCCGATGTTAACCATATAATTCTAAAAAAAAGTGAGGATATCGACTGGAAAAGAGTTTTGCAAAGGCTTGATCAGCATTGGCAATTGCTTTTGGGCCAATTTCTGAATTTTCAGTTTATATACCCTTCCGAAAGGGACAAGATACCAAGATGGTTGTTTGAGATGCTGCTAGAGAGAGCTAAGGGCCAGTATGAGCTACCCGCTCCAGTGGAAAAGGTATGCAGAGGGCCTCTTGTAGATCACACCCAATATTCCATAGATATTATAGACTGGCATTATAAAATAATTACTGTTAAAAGCATTTAA
- a CDS encoding metallophosphoesterase family protein, producing the protein MEAGKTIKIAALGDIHVKESDKGKWNQFFKDIAEHADIIVLCGDLTDTGQIQEAVLLGEELKGVHIPIVGVLGNHDYELDHHEEIRHELIKHNVHVLDGESIIIKGIGFAGVKGFGGGFDKHMLPMWGEKMNKKYVQESVEESLKLDKALARIDDDIKKVVILHYSPIKATVIGEPEQIFPFLGSSRLADTINRRSVEVTFHGHAHIGSLQGETSRGVKVFNVSKPLLEKSGYKQGYFLYEISV; encoded by the coding sequence ATGGAAGCAGGCAAGACTATTAAAATTGCAGCATTAGGAGATATACACGTGAAGGAATCCGACAAAGGCAAATGGAATCAATTCTTTAAAGACATTGCAGAGCATGCTGATATAATTGTGCTTTGTGGAGACCTTACCGATACTGGTCAAATACAGGAAGCTGTTTTGCTTGGAGAAGAACTCAAAGGCGTACACATTCCCATTGTTGGTGTATTGGGAAATCATGACTATGAACTTGATCATCATGAAGAAATAAGACATGAACTTATAAAGCACAATGTCCATGTTCTTGATGGAGAATCAATAATCATAAAAGGTATTGGATTTGCAGGAGTAAAGGGGTTTGGAGGAGGGTTTGATAAACACATGCTACCGATGTGGGGAGAAAAAATGAATAAAAAATATGTTCAGGAATCTGTAGAGGAATCACTTAAACTTGACAAGGCACTCGCCCGTATTGATGATGATATCAAAAAAGTTGTTATCCTTCATTATTCTCCCATTAAAGCTACTGTTATCGGAGAACCAGAACAGATTTTCCCATTTCTTGGGTCTTCCAGACTTGCAGATACTATAAACCGAAGGTCAGTAGAAGTTACATTTCATGGACATGCCCATATAGGAAGCCTTCAGGGAGAAACTTCAAGAGGAGTAAAAGTATTTAATGTTTCAAAACCCCTGCTTGAAAAATCAGGTTACAAGCAAGGGTATTTTTTATACGAGATCTCAGTTTAA